The following proteins come from a genomic window of Mucinivorans hirudinis:
- a CDS encoding Type I restriction-modification system, subunit R produces MKKGKFYESDYEEALIDLLERQGWIYTFGGEIARNNREVLLTDDLTAYLKNRYTELIDSDIEEIINHLRHTSGQTHFELLRNTYYLVRDGYRYTRNCDGRIFDIEYVDFGKDNENNIYRCVNQFEIGYGLKADIRIPDVLLFVNGIPLCIFELKNPTDDNATIADAYEQIHERYKRDIPHLLRYCPLSCISDATVNNTKLGTTYTPYEHYYVWKKVNNEDPAAKRGVDQVKTIVAGVYEPNRFVEILRDYIYFPDKKHNKEEEIVCRYPQFFATRLLRESVLRAHQAKDSKGGTYFGATGCGKTYTMMFLARQLSLRCEELGSPTVVMIVDRDDLQTQAGKLFLRSEEFLSIGTAQIIPNRKKLGQELSLRPSGGFFICTIQKFCEEIGELNTRRNIICFSDEAHRTQIRLNKQLKVKDKSTNNDSDANIGAFITKPYAEHLRCAFPNATFVGFTGTPIEETIQVFGDIVDRYTMQQAVEDEITVDLKYVPRIANVTLESEKVKEIDAYYKKCADDGATEDDIESSKKAMSAMEVILGDDERLDRLAKDIIEHYTNACNNNEDVVQKAMIVCSKRKIGYRLLQKFREQKPEWFDEKKSPDDSKLSVEELKELSPMPTIAMVATRGSNDTADMYNYLGDKARCKKLDDSFKMDKSNFRIVIVVDMWITGFDVPCLTFLYNDKPLKKQTLIQTISRVNRTYSGKEFGYIIDYIGIHSNMMEAMRKFGGESFGPTEDDVQQALEALIIELDLIKKLFIGFDIAPFTDSKATPIERLECLSSAANYIITLTEQLNVSTDKGKPKSVGAQTFFLAHAKRLKTAYDICQPSNVLDNDQLSLSQCFMAVASYIRKTSGELHDTESMNRAVEKMVAEALKCNSVVNILQTDIEESIFSPEFVEQLNDIKLPATKLEVLIKMLRKSISEYKNTNKVAAEKYEDLLKKTLEEYHNRRDVLSESEATATQTEAVDSIIKNATQQALGILSQLGEDKDSFRKLGLTFEEKAFYDILMHLREKYNFEYGTDRKEGNFIINDKCKVLAQKIKELIDVQSSFTDWLNNSNIRADLNKKIFFCLTKNGYPPQYNDEVTDQVMGQVENFKQKH; encoded by the coding sequence ATGAAAAAAGGAAAGTTTTACGAAAGCGACTACGAAGAGGCTCTTATTGATTTGCTTGAGCGTCAGGGTTGGATATATACGTTTGGCGGTGAGATAGCTCGAAATAATCGAGAAGTCTTGCTTACCGATGATTTGACGGCATATCTCAAAAATCGATATACAGAACTAATAGATTCTGACATAGAAGAGATTATTAATCACTTGCGACACACAAGTGGGCAGACTCATTTCGAGTTGCTTCGTAACACCTACTATCTTGTTCGTGATGGATACCGCTACACTCGCAATTGTGACGGTAGAATCTTTGATATAGAATACGTTGATTTTGGAAAAGATAATGAAAATAACATCTATCGTTGTGTAAATCAATTTGAAATTGGATATGGTCTAAAAGCTGATATTCGTATTCCAGATGTACTACTATTTGTTAATGGTATTCCACTTTGTATCTTTGAATTGAAGAATCCAACAGATGACAATGCAACAATAGCAGATGCATATGAACAAATTCACGAAAGATATAAAAGAGATATCCCACATCTTTTGCGTTACTGTCCACTTTCTTGCATAAGCGATGCCACTGTAAATAACACAAAGTTAGGAACAACCTATACTCCATATGAACATTATTATGTTTGGAAAAAGGTGAATAACGAAGACCCTGCCGCCAAAAGAGGTGTAGACCAAGTGAAAACCATAGTAGCAGGAGTTTATGAACCAAATCGTTTTGTAGAAATCCTTCGTGATTATATCTATTTCCCAGATAAAAAGCATAATAAGGAAGAAGAGATAGTATGTCGCTATCCCCAATTCTTTGCGACTCGCTTACTAAGAGAAAGTGTATTAAGAGCACACCAAGCAAAAGACAGTAAAGGAGGTACGTATTTCGGAGCAACGGGTTGTGGAAAGACATATACAATGATGTTTTTGGCTCGTCAACTATCTTTGCGGTGCGAAGAGTTAGGCTCTCCTACAGTTGTGATGATTGTTGACCGCGATGACTTACAGACTCAAGCAGGAAAATTATTTCTCCGCTCAGAAGAGTTTTTATCTATCGGAACTGCTCAAATTATACCAAATAGAAAAAAACTTGGACAAGAACTTTCATTAAGACCGTCAGGCGGATTCTTTATATGTACCATACAGAAATTTTGCGAAGAGATTGGAGAGTTAAATACACGTAGAAATATTATATGTTTCTCTGATGAGGCACACCGCACGCAAATTCGCTTGAATAAGCAACTGAAAGTTAAAGATAAATCCACAAATAATGACAGCGACGCCAATATCGGTGCATTTATAACAAAGCCATATGCGGAACATTTGCGATGTGCTTTCCCGAATGCAACTTTTGTTGGATTTACGGGAACTCCAATAGAAGAGACAATACAGGTATTTGGTGATATTGTTGACAGATATACAATGCAGCAAGCTGTTGAAGATGAAATCACAGTAGACCTAAAATATGTTCCTCGCATAGCTAACGTTACACTTGAGAGCGAGAAGGTAAAAGAGATAGATGCATATTATAAGAAATGTGCAGATGATGGAGCTACTGAGGATGATATAGAGTCTAGCAAAAAAGCTATGAGTGCTATGGAAGTTATCCTAGGTGATGACGAGCGTTTAGATAGACTTGCCAAAGATATAATTGAGCACTATACCAATGCTTGCAACAACAATGAAGATGTAGTTCAAAAAGCTATGATCGTATGTAGTAAACGTAAAATAGGATATAGATTACTACAAAAGTTTAGAGAACAAAAGCCTGAATGGTTTGACGAAAAAAAGTCTCCAGATGATAGTAAATTATCCGTAGAGGAGCTGAAAGAACTCTCGCCAATGCCTACAATTGCTATGGTTGCCACACGTGGCAGTAATGATACAGCAGATATGTATAACTATCTTGGCGATAAAGCTAGGTGTAAAAAATTGGACGACTCCTTCAAAATGGATAAATCTAATTTTCGCATTGTTATAGTTGTAGATATGTGGATTACAGGGTTTGATGTGCCTTGCTTGACATTCCTTTATAACGATAAGCCTCTTAAAAAGCAAACTTTAATTCAAACGATTAGTCGTGTGAATAGAACGTATTCAGGCAAAGAGTTTGGATACATTATCGATTATATCGGAATACATAGCAACATGATGGAGGCTATGCGTAAATTTGGCGGAGAATCTTTTGGTCCTACAGAAGATGATGTTCAGCAAGCATTAGAAGCACTGATAATTGAGTTAGATCTAATTAAAAAATTATTTATTGGTTTTGATATTGCACCTTTTACAGATTCAAAGGCGACTCCTATTGAGAGATTAGAGTGCTTATCTTCTGCAGCTAATTATATTATTACATTGACTGAACAGCTTAATGTAAGTACAGATAAAGGCAAACCAAAAAGTGTTGGAGCACAAACATTTTTCTTAGCTCACGCTAAAAGATTGAAGACTGCATATGATATTTGCCAGCCTTCAAATGTGCTTGACAATGATCAATTATCACTTTCGCAATGCTTTATGGCTGTAGCGTCATATATTAGAAAAACATCTGGAGAGCTGCACGATACAGAAAGTATGAATAGGGCTGTTGAAAAGATGGTTGCAGAAGCATTGAAATGCAATTCTGTGGTAAATATCTTGCAAACAGATATAGAGGAAAGTATATTTAGCCCTGAGTTTGTAGAGCAGTTGAATGACATTAAACTACCAGCAACAAAACTAGAAGTGTTAATTAAAATGCTACGCAAATCTATTAGCGAATACAAGAACACAAATAAAGTTGCTGCAGAGAAGTATGAAGACTTATTGAAAAAGACGCTCGAAGAGTATCATAATAGACGGGATGTGTTATCAGAGAGTGAAGCTACTGCCACACAAACTGAAGCTGTAGACTCTATTATAAAAAATGCCACACAACAAGCTCTTGGGATTCTTTCACAATTGGGTGAAGATAAAGACAGCTTCAGAAAGCTCGGATTAACTTTTGAGGAGAAGGCATTTTATGATATTCTTATGCATTTACGAGAAAAATATAATTTCGAATACGGAACTGACCGTAAAGAAGGGAATTTTATAATTAACGACAAATGCAAAGTCTTAGCTCAGAAAATAAAAGAGTTAATAGATGTGCAATCATCTTTTACCGACTGGCTTAACAATTCAAATATAAGAGCAGACTTAAATAAGAAGATATTCTTTTGTTTAACAAAAAATGGTTACCCTCCTCAATACAATGACGAGGTTACTGATCAAGTGATGGGACAAGTAGAGAATTTTAAACAAAAACACTGA
- a CDS encoding Type I restriction-modification system, specificity subunit S, with protein sequence MSVNREYGNWVRLGDYIEEVVLRLEDNIHIQISGINLEQGFIPTVANMTGVDKSKYKLVPTDSFACNLMHIGRDVKIPIAYNDSKKSIAVSPAYYIFKIKNDKKNSLLGYYLEMLLTRNEFGRLTWFHTDSSIRGNLLTSELCDIMIPLPNTDIQQELVNTYNGLKALAEENEALIKPLSDACQAYIVDCKKKYPNVQLGEYIESTDNRNFDLHYDMNDVVGMTITKQIIPTKADVKNTDLAKFLIVMSREFVYNPRTHGKKIGLGFNNNNKNVMISWNNISFKVQDSKLDKFVMPEYLYLLFCREEWDREACFRSLGSSTEVFSWIEMCRMEVPLPPINVQQAIVNIYNCAEEAKNIATEAREKMKTLCPALVQRAING encoded by the coding sequence ATGAGTGTAAATAGAGAATACGGCAATTGGGTTAGGCTTGGAGACTATATTGAAGAAGTTGTGTTGAGACTCGAAGATAATATTCATATTCAAATTAGTGGAATTAATCTTGAGCAGGGATTTATACCGACTGTAGCAAATATGACTGGTGTTGATAAAAGTAAATATAAATTAGTCCCTACAGATTCTTTTGCTTGTAACTTAATGCATATTGGAAGAGATGTGAAGATACCTATAGCATACAATGACAGCAAAAAAAGTATTGCAGTATCTCCAGCATATTATATATTTAAAATCAAGAATGACAAAAAAAATAGTCTTTTGGGATATTATTTGGAAATGTTATTAACGAGAAACGAATTTGGTCGATTAACGTGGTTTCATACAGATAGTTCTATTCGTGGCAATCTTTTGACTAGTGAGTTATGTGATATTATGATTCCGCTTCCCAATACTGATATCCAGCAGGAATTGGTCAATACGTATAATGGGCTGAAAGCATTAGCAGAGGAGAACGAAGCCTTAATTAAGCCTCTCTCAGATGCTTGTCAGGCGTATATCGTCGACTGCAAAAAGAAATATCCAAATGTTCAACTCGGAGAGTATATAGAATCAACTGATAACAGGAATTTTGATTTACATTATGATATGAATGATGTTGTAGGTATGACGATAACAAAACAAATTATTCCGACAAAAGCAGATGTTAAAAATACTGACTTAGCAAAATTCTTAATCGTTATGTCTCGCGAATTTGTATATAATCCACGCACACACGGCAAAAAGATTGGTTTAGGGTTCAATAACAATAACAAGAATGTTATGATTAGTTGGAATAACATCTCTTTTAAAGTTCAAGATTCAAAACTTGATAAATTTGTTATGCCTGAATATCTTTATCTACTTTTTTGTAGAGAAGAATGGGATAGAGAAGCCTGTTTTCGCTCTTTAGGTAGCTCTACTGAAGTTTTCTCTTGGATTGAGATGTGTAGAATGGAAGTCCCACTACCTCCAATTAACGTTCAACAAGCAATAGTTAATATATACAACTGCGCCGAAGAGGCTAAAAATATAGCAACAGAGGCTCGTGAAAAAATGAAAACGCTCTGCCCAGCATTGGTGCAAAGAGCCATAAACGGATAG